In Pan troglodytes isolate AG18354 chromosome 21, NHGRI_mPanTro3-v2.0_pri, whole genome shotgun sequence, one genomic interval encodes:
- the CST5 gene encoding cystatin-D: MTWPMHTPLLLLTALMVAVAGSASAQSRTLAGGIHAADLNDKSVQRALDFAISEYNKVISKDEYYSRPLQVMAAYQQIVGGVNYYFNVKFGRTTCTKSQPNLDNCPFNDQPKLKEEEFCSFQINEVPWEDKISILNYKCRKV, from the exons ATGACATGGCCCATGCACACCCCACTGCTGCTGCTGACTGCCTTGATGGTGGCCGTGGCCGGGAGTGCCTCGGCCCAATCTAGGACCTTGGCAGGTGGCATCCATGCCGCAGACCTCAATGACAAGAGTGTGCAGCGTGCCCTGGACTTTGCCATCAGCGAGTACAACAAGGTCATTAGTAAGGATGAGTACTACAGCCGCCCTCTGCAGGTGATGGCTGCCTACCagcag ATCGTGGGTGGGGTGAACTACTACTTCAATGTGAAGTTCGGTCGAACCACATGCACCAAGTCCCAGCCCAACTTGGACAACTGTCCCTTCAATGACCAGCCAAAACTGAAAGAG GAAGAGTTCTGCTCTTTCCAGATCAATGAAGTTCCCTGGGAGGATAAAATTTCCATTCTGAACTACAAGTGCCGGAAAGTCTAG